The following coding sequences are from one Rhipicephalus microplus isolate Deutch F79 chromosome 3, USDA_Rmic, whole genome shotgun sequence window:
- the LOC119173594 gene encoding SREBP regulating gene protein — protein sequence MVTKVIVRFLKKRIVLALIFGVSLLYCLSSLLTEDSLSVETNETLGKISLPPSSFKWHVDKEKGNSSAPVSCRNSVQGKVLVADDRGYVCQRSEVASNGCCIAEASSTRRYCCDTCQPNGCCSIYEYCISCCMHPQKITILQKILGKASDTFKMLVASITDHFELCLTKCRTSSDSVHHENSYRDPKAKHCYADEPPSQQMSTQSQLMKE from the exons ATGGTGACCAAAGTCATTGTAAGGTTCCTGAAGAAGAGGATTGTGCTCGCTCTCATCTTCGGCGTGTCGCTTCTGTACTGCTTATCGTCGCTGTTAACCGAG GATTCGCTGAGCGTCGAGACGAACGAAACTCTTGGAAAGATTTCGCTGCCGCCGAGTTCCTTCAAGTGGCATGTGGATAAAGAAAAGGGCAACTCGAGTGCCCCCGTTAGTTGCAGAAACTCGGTACAAGGAAAAGTCCTCGTAGCAGATGATCGAG GTTACGTCTGCCAAAGATCAGAGGTGGCATCAAATGGCTGTTGCATCGCCGAAGCTTCCAGCACACGACGCTACTGCTGCGATACGTGCCAGCCCAATGGTTGCTGCAGCATctacgagtactgcatctcgtgCTGCATGCATCCGCAAAAG ATCACAATACTGCAGAAGATCCTAGGGAAGGCATCAGACACCTTCAAAATGTTGGTGGCATCCATCACCGACCACTTCGAGCTGTGCCTCACTAAGTGCAGGACCTCGTCTGAT AGTGTGCATCATGAGAACTCGTACCGTGATCCCAAGGCAAAGCATTGCTATGCTGACGAGCCGCCCAGCCAACAGATGTCGACGCAAAGCCAGCTTATGAAGGAGTGA
- the rad50 gene encoding DNA repair protein rad50, with translation MSMLEKLQIQGIRSFGPQEADRQIITFFSPLTLILGSNGTGKTTIIECLRNATTGDLPPGQGKVFIHDPKLNSEIEVNAQIKLKFIDVTGCANVLTRSFLLRQNKTSTTFKTVDTALVQYAKDGTKTTATPRCFDVGATVIELLGVPRAILENVIFCHQSDSNWPLSEGQALKTKFDNIFAATQYIKALEQIRKQKIEYTNGVKMMRETIKFLQANKEKADEYEEEVAKSEQRLEDCASMIRDIQDRLEPLSTAWKALEEKLDKERNLQQKLSAEKEQLQYTENEIKRITLNLKDVFTGSEEQLKQEIENFQTKMLEDKASLEREKTALQEACSLLSANSDEHKKLLPVLGHLQSEQQAVQETSQKVEAKLERLNRSQCLNVDVSSSDSLKDKVTAVLAGLERKKNETQRRFQDAKQECEEQEKALQGRIDSARELKSKCEQKLDSVRKSIDENSKEVMRIRKELLDAKTYNSQVRNLNSEIERFKQEITALEGEDSRESLREKIDSSQTLKDEIAGKLDMLNADLLNAQRFSKEQAELDRIKQEIGEKSGALKSLFDENKEKFGEVLGSVPTSDYGKHVKKATTQIEGDVSCLRSTINKLLGEKSSLEAQLRMHAEDLRNKESELEKSRKKIIAVCGSENLDESISDLSQFIEKVREETSTVSGKLALYKSFAKSLRAKPCCPLCKRDFEKRELVKNLIADLERSIDTLPNETKKKSDEISEKENLFNAMQRLKGDETKMAQLRTHDIPKLKQKIEKLKAEQTSLEAQLAKEEEILENRLFDLAMANSVANEAERIDRLELDINSLRRSLASKSPRVQQLGSVKSTESILAEIQDLTSQSKMYDKNLHACRSKLEQLHSLDMSLKDAQSAKLRLESKMKEESILHEQKTKLESDSVTLKSSLEALRKELQQHQHKLDKAQKAKSNATGETEDLLDRLRSEVNQRTLEIEDLRKHFDKIQEYSDSGNPQRLLDVRKKLESLREHGRKLESEKEEKAAHVRRLEQGLSRQELRERELKDNLHVKELQKRKQQHVDKMEGIRDDMKRCGLGNLDAEKQRISEKIEKLKKDKRATEIREGELRVKIDAAKKELSGHFKDAGKKYTKALTEMHVKEFISKDLDMYYRAVNYAVLKYHEQKMKDINRVIKELWQDTYCGDDIDYIQIRTDTDDKGIEGSRRTYNYRVVMIKGKVEQDMRGRCSAGQKVLASLIIRLALAENFCHNCGILALDEPTTNLDRSNIHGLALSLGKIVQARMNQRNFQMIVITHDEEFMRLLSERNGHAEYFYKVEKSDEGCSRLTKCRLSTIM, from the coding sequence ATGTCGATGCTTGAAAAGCTGCAGATTCAAGGCATTAGGAGCTTCGGTCCGCAAGAGGCCGACAGGCAAATCATTACGTTTTTCTCGCCGCTGACGCTGATTCTGGGCAGCAATGGTACGGGGAAGACGACCATCATCGAGTGTCTGCGCAACGCCACTACGGGAGACTTGCCTCCGGGTCAAGGTAAAGTGTTCATCCACGACCCGAAGCTCAACAGTGAGATCGAGGTGAACGCCCAGattaaactgaagtttattgacgTCACGGGATGCGCCAACGTGTTGACGCGAAGTTTCCTTTTGCGTCAAAACAAGACGAGCACTACGTTCAAGACTGTCGACACCGCGCTTGTGCAGTACGCCAAAGACGGCACGAAAACCACAGCCACGCCGAGGTGCTTCGACGTCGGCGCCACGGTCATCGAACTCTTGGGAGTCCCACGTGCCATACTGGAGAACGTCATATTCTGCCATCAAAGTGATTCCAACTGGCCGCTCTCCGAAGGGCAGGCGCTTAAGACCAAGTTTGACAACATATTCGCAGCCACCCAATACATAAAGGCCCTGGAGCAGATTCGCAAGCAGAAGATCGAGTACACAAACGGAGTGAAGATGATGAGGGAAACCATCAAGTTTCTGCAAGCTAACAAGGAAAAAGCCGACGAATACGAAGAGGAAGTCGCAAAATCGGAGCAGCGGCTTGAAGACTGCGCCAGCATGATACGCGACATTCAGGATAGGCTAGAACCGCTGAGCACTGCTTGGAAGGCGCTCGAAGAGAAGCTGGACAAGGAGCGAAACCTTCAGCAGAAGCTCTCGGCTGAAAAAGAGCAGCTTCAGTACACAGAAAACGAAATCAAGCGAATCACACTGAACCTGAAAGATGTCTTCACCGGTTCAGAGGAGCAGTTGAAGCAAGAGATAGAAAACTTTCAAACTAAGATGCTGGAAGACAAGGCATCCCTGGAAAGGGAGAAGACAGCTCTCCAGGAAGCATGCTCGCTGTTGAGCGCTAATAGCGACGAACATAAAAAGCTGCTCCCCGTGTTAGGTCACCTGCAAAGTGAACAACAGGCTGTGCAGGAGACATCGCAGAAAGTGGAAGCGAAGTTGGAGCGATTGAACAGAAGTCAATGTTTAAATGTTGACGTTAGTTCCAGCGATTCGCTCAAGGACAAAGTTACAGCTGTCCTTGCGGGACTTGAGAGGAAAAAGAACGAAACCCAAAGACGTTTTCAGGACGCAAAGCAGGAATGTGAGGAGCAGGAGAAGGCTCTGCAGGGAAGAATAGACTCTGCGCGAGAGCTGAAGTCTAAGTGTGAGCAGAAACTAGATTCTGTACGAAAGAGTATTGACGAAAACAGCAAAGAGGTTATGAGGATTCGCAAGGAACTCCTTGATGCCAAGACTTACAACTCGCAGGTGAGAAATCTGAACAGCGAGATTGAGAGGTTCAAACAAGAGATCACAGCTCTGGAAGGGGAGGACTCACGAGAAAGCCTGCGAGAAAAGATTGACAGCAGCCAGACACTGAAGGATGAAATTGCTGGAAAATTGGACATGCTCAACGCAGACCTCCTTAACGCCCAGCGTTTCAGCAAAGAGCAAGCTGAGCTCGATAGGATCAAACAGGAGATTGGAGAGAAGTCTGGGGCACTTAAGTCGCTTTTCgatgagaacaaagaaaaatttGGAGAGGTTCTAGGCAGTGTGCCCACATCAGACTATGGCAAGCATGTAAAGAAAGCGACAACACAAATTGAAGGTGATGTCAGCTGCCTTCGGAGCACGATAAACAAGCTCCTTGGTGAAAAGAGCTCTCTGGAGGCGCAGCTTAGGATGCATGCTGAGGACTTGAGGAATAAGGAAAGCGAGCTTGAAAAGAGCCGGAAAAAGATCATTGCTGTCTGTGGTTCTGAAAACTTGGATGAAAGCATAAGTGACCTCAGTCAGTTCATTGAAAAAGTGCGTGAAGAAACTAGCACTGTCAGTGGTAAGCTTGCCCTGTATAAAAGTTTTGCCAAGTCCCTGAGAGCGAAACCGTGTTGTCCGCTCTGCAAACGAGATTTTGAGAAAAGGGAGTTGGTTAAAAACCTCATTGCTGACCTGGAGAGGAGCATCGACACACTGCCCAATGAGACCAAAAAAAAGTCTGACGAGATATCTGAAAAGGAAAACCTTTTCAATGCGATGCAGCGGCTTAAGGGTGATGAAACAAAGATGGCACAGTTGAGGACTCATGACATCCCAAAGCTGAAGCAGAAGATTGAAAAGCTGAAAGCTGAGCAGACGTCTCTGGAAGCTCAACTGGCTAAGGAAGAAGAGATTCTGGAAAATCGCCTGTTTGACTTGGCCATGGCGAATTCTGTGGCTAACGAAGCTGAACGCATTGATCGCCTGGAACTCGACATAAACTCACTTCGTCGCAGCCTGGCATCCAAGTCTCCCAGAGTGCAACAGCTTGGCTCTGTCAAGTCCACTGAGAGTATTCTTGCTGAAATACAGGATCTCACGAGCCAAAGCAAAATGTACGACAAGAACTTGCATGCCTGCCGTTCCAAGCTTGAACAACTCCACAGCTTGGACATGTCTCTCAAGGATGCTCAGAGTGCGAAGTTGCGACTCGAGTCAAAAATGAAGGAGGAGTCGATATTGCACGAGCAAAAGACTAAACTGGAGTCTGATAGCGTTACACTAAAAAGTTCATTGGAAGCACTCAGAAAGGAGCTGCAACAGCACCAACACAAACTGGACAAGGCACAGAAGGCCAAAAGCAATGCGACAGGCGAAACAGAGGACCTGCTCgacagactgcggtcagaggtaAACCAGCGCACATTAGAAATAGAGGACCTTCGGAAGCACTTCGACAAGATCCAGGAGTACAGTGACAGCGGAAACCCTCAGAGGCTGCTGGACGTTAGGAAGAAGCTGGAGTCACTCAGGGAGCACGGGCGGAAACTAGAAAGCGAAAAGGAAGAGAAGGCTGCTCACGTGAGGCGTCTCGAGCAAGGTTTGTCGCGGCAGGAACTGAGAGAGCGCGAGCTAAAGGACAACTTGCACGTGAAGGAGCTTCAGAAGAGAAAGCAGCAGCATGTTGACAAAATGGAGGGAATCAGGGATGACATGAAGCGCTGTGGACTGGGTAACCTCGACGCCGAGAAGCAGAGGATTTCGGAGAAGATTGAAAAGCTCAAAAAAGACAAGAGAGCAACGGAGATTCGGGAAGGGGAGCTTAGAGTAAAGATCGATGCTGCTAAGAAGGAGCTCAGCGGGCATTTTAAGGATGCCGGGAAAAAGTACACAAAAGCACTGACTGAGATGCATGTGAAGGAGTTCATCAGCAAGGACCTCGACATGTACTACAGAGCTGTAAACTATGCCGTGCTGAAGTACCATGAGCAGAAGATGAAGGACATCAACCGGGTCATCAAGGAGCTCTGGCAGGACACTTACTGCGGCGATGACATCGACTACATCCAAATCAGAACCGACACGGACGATAAGGGCATCGAGGGCTCTCGTCGTACCTATAACTACCGAGTGGTCATGATAAAAGGAAAAGTGGAACAGGACATGAGGGGCCGCTGCAGTGCGGGCCAGAAGGTGCTTGCGTCGCTCATCATTCGGCTGGCGCTTGCCGAGAACTTCTGCCACAACTGCGGCATACTTGCTCTGGACGAACCCACGACAAATCTGGACCGGAGCAACATACACGGTCTGGCATTGTCGCTGGGGAAGATTGTCCAGGCACGTATGAACCAACGCAACTTCCAGATGATCGTCATCACCCACGACGAAGAGTTTATGCGGCTCCTGAGCGAGCGCAATGGTCACGCCGAGTACTTCTACAAGGTCGAGAAGTCCGATGAAGGCTGCTCACGCCTGACCAAGTGCAGGCTCAGTACCATCATGTAG